The nucleotide sequence CATTTTTCTTTCATTAATTTATCTTAACATTGATTTTTATGAGGTATTTTAAGCATAGGATTTATGGAGCTCTATTTAAGTTATTTAAGTACACTTATGTTGAAAAAAATAGGGTTTCATTTATCATAGATTCCAATGAATCCTTTAAAGGAAATTTGGACTATATTAAAAAAGAATTTGAAAAAAGAGGAAATTTTGAATTTTATTTTTTCTATAAGGATAAGCTGTCTTTTAAAAGCTTCAAGCTTTTGGCAGGATCCAGATTCATATTTTTAAATGATAACTTTTTCCCTTTGGCTTTCATGCAGTTCAGTCCGAAAAATATTGTAGTCCAGTTATGGCATGCTCCTGGAGCATTTAAGAAATTCGGAGGATCTGTTGATTTTAAAAGCAGAAAAATACTCGAAAAAGCAAGCAAGAACACAGATTACCTGATTGTCTCATCCAGCAATATACAGGATTGCTATAGGGAAGCTTTTCAGATTTCCAAAACTAAAATCAAGCCGTTAGGTCTTCCAAGAGCAGACTACTACTTTGAAAACCATGATATTGATGAGTTAAAGTCCAAGTTCTTTGAAAAATATGATTTGCCGAGCGATAAAAAGATAGTTCTTTATGCGCCTACTTTCAGAGATGAGGAAAAATACAATAATGTTTTCGATTACCTTGATTTGGAGAAATTCAACCAGTCTTTGGGTGATGAATACATTTTGGCTTTAAGACTCCATCCAAAAATCAAAAAATTTTACAGCGGCGAAATTTCATCAGAAGAGCAGTATATAGACTGCAGCGATTATCCTTCAGAGCAGGAACTGCTGCTTATAAGTGACATTCTGATAACTGACTATTCATCCATCATGATAGAATTTGCTCTTTTAAACAAGCCGATTATATTTTTCACCTATGATTTTGAAAGTTACATGACAGAAGAAAGAGGGTTTTACTTTGACTTTAAATCTACAGTTCCGGGGCCCGTAGTCTATGATTCAAATCAGCTGATAGATGTCATCAAAAGCAATAGCTTCGATGAAAATAAAATATCCGAATTTGTTAAAACACAATTTAATGAAATGGACGGTCAATCATCAAAAAGAGTTGTTGATTATCTTATGAAATTATGAGGTCATTATGAGCAATATTAAAATCAGTGTTATAATTCCAGTTTATAATTGTGAGGAATATATAGGTACTACACTAAAATCAGTAATCAATCAAAATTTTAAAGATTATGAGATTATAGTAATTGATGACGGTTCAACCGACAACAGTCTTGAAATCATTAAATTAACATTAAAAGGCTGCGGCATAAAGTACAAGATAATCCATCAGAAAAATGCAGGTGTCAGTGTTGCCAGAAATCAGGGAATTTTAGCATCTGAAGGAGAATTTTTAGTTTTTGTTGATGGTGATGACTATATACTGGAAAATCATCTCTCAGAATTGTATGTTGAAGGTTATGACTTTACATTAACACAGTTTGCGAAAAAGCATGACGATAGGCTTTCAAACTATAATAATTTTGATTTTGAATCGATATTAACTGACGAGTTTATTAAAAAGGAACTGAATATGGAAATTTTGTTTAATTTTTTCCAGCTTGCATATAAGGCAGATATAATTAAGGGCAACAATATCTTTTTTACGCCTGGCGTTGTCTATGGTGAAGACATAGAATTTGCACTTAAGGCGCTGATTCACGGAGACAGGATACATGTCAGCAATGAAGTGACCTACTATTATATTCAAAGGTATGACTCTGCAATCAGAACTACGGAATACAGGCGCTTTGATGTTGTTGAGATATTTGAAAATCTCTCCACTTACTATAGGATTCACGGAAAGAACAAACAGGCGGATTTAATCATTTATTCAAGAATACCTAGAGCAATATTTGGAAATATGAACTATTTCTTTTATAGCTGCTATGGTTTTGAAGAGGTTATGTATGTAATGAAGAAAAAGAATCTCTTTTCAAAGCTGGCCAGATTCCGAGGAAATTTAAAGTTTAAGATAAAAGTGCAGCTATTTTTATTAAATCCGAAATTATATTATAAAATGTGGTTTAGATTTAAAAATTCAATTGATTGATATGAAGGTTTCTGTTGTAACACCAAATTATAATGGGGAACGCTTTTTGAAAGCTTTCTTCGAATCACTTAACAATGACAGTGAATGCATTGGGGAAGTCATTATCGTAGATAACGGGTCCGCCGATAACAGCGTTGAATTTATAAAAGGAGGTTCATTCAATTTCCCGGTCAGGATAATTGAAAACTCCGAAAACCTTGGATTTGCTCCTGCAGTAAATCAGGGAATTTCCAATGCAAAATACGAGTACATATTTTCTTTAAATAACGATACTGAAGTTAAAAAAGGTTCTATAAGGCATATGGTAGATTTGATTTCATCAAGAGATGATATATTTTCAGTTCAGGCAAAGATGCTTCGCTATGACAGCAAAGACCTGATTGACGATGTTGGAGATGAGTACAATCTGCTTGCATGGACAAAAAAGACAGGTGAAAATCATCACTCAGACGAATACGTTGAGGTAAGGGAGATCTTTTCATCCTGTGCGGGCGCAGCACTTTACAGAAAATCTCTTCTTGAAGAGATTGGCATGTTTGACGATAACTTTTTTGCATATATGGAGGATGTGGACCTTGCTATACGCTCAAAGATAAACGGCTATCATAATTTGCTTTGTCCTCAGGCAATTGTCTATCATATCGGAAGTGCTACAAGTGGCAGCCGTTACAATGAGTTTAAGGTACGTCTGGCCGCCCGAAACAATGTTTGGGTAGTATATAAAAACATTCCGATTCCTTTAAAAATCATAAATTTCATATTTCTATTTTTCGGATTTCTAATTAAGTACATTTTCTTTGTAAGGAAAGGCTTTGGTCCGGTTTATCTGTCAGGAATTAAAGAAGGCCTTAAAACAAGGGGTAAAATTAAAAAGACAGATTTCAAATCAAAAAATACAAAAAACTATTTAAAATTGGAATATAGATTAATTATTAACACT is from uncultured Methanobrevibacter sp. and encodes:
- a CDS encoding CDP-glycerol glycerophosphotransferase family protein — encoded protein: MRYFKHRIYGALFKLFKYTYVEKNRVSFIIDSNESFKGNLDYIKKEFEKRGNFEFYFFYKDKLSFKSFKLLAGSRFIFLNDNFFPLAFMQFSPKNIVVQLWHAPGAFKKFGGSVDFKSRKILEKASKNTDYLIVSSSNIQDCYREAFQISKTKIKPLGLPRADYYFENHDIDELKSKFFEKYDLPSDKKIVLYAPTFRDEEKYNNVFDYLDLEKFNQSLGDEYILALRLHPKIKKFYSGEISSEEQYIDCSDYPSEQELLLISDILITDYSSIMIEFALLNKPIIFFTYDFESYMTEERGFYFDFKSTVPGPVVYDSNQLIDVIKSNSFDENKISEFVKTQFNEMDGQSSKRVVDYLMKL
- a CDS encoding glycosyltransferase family 2 protein — translated: MSNIKISVIIPVYNCEEYIGTTLKSVINQNFKDYEIIVIDDGSTDNSLEIIKLTLKGCGIKYKIIHQKNAGVSVARNQGILASEGEFLVFVDGDDYILENHLSELYVEGYDFTLTQFAKKHDDRLSNYNNFDFESILTDEFIKKELNMEILFNFFQLAYKADIIKGNNIFFTPGVVYGEDIEFALKALIHGDRIHVSNEVTYYYIQRYDSAIRTTEYRRFDVVEIFENLSTYYRIHGKNKQADLIIYSRIPRAIFGNMNYFFYSCYGFEEVMYVMKKKNLFSKLARFRGNLKFKIKVQLFLLNPKLYYKMWFRFKNSID
- a CDS encoding glycosyltransferase family 2 protein, which gives rise to MKVSVVTPNYNGERFLKAFFESLNNDSECIGEVIIVDNGSADNSVEFIKGGSFNFPVRIIENSENLGFAPAVNQGISNAKYEYIFSLNNDTEVKKGSIRHMVDLISSRDDIFSVQAKMLRYDSKDLIDDVGDEYNLLAWTKKTGENHHSDEYVEVREIFSSCAGAALYRKSLLEEIGMFDDNFFAYMEDVDLAIRSKINGYHNLLCPQAIVYHIGSATSGSRYNEFKVRLAARNNVWVVYKNIPIPLKIINFIFLFFGFLIKYIFFVRKGFGPVYLSGIKEGLKTRGKIKKTDFKSKNTKNYLKLEYRLIINTIKFIKR